The following is a genomic window from Acuticoccus sediminis.
CGATCACTGCGACGCCGAGGGAGCCACCCTACTGGGACGCTGCCCGCGCCCGGTCCTGCGACGAGGTCGTGCCGGGGAGGGGAAGGGGCCTTTCAGCCTCACACCACGGTCAGCGCCCGCGGGTAGCGTGACAGCGGCACACATCCGGTTTCGGTGATCTGCACGACGGCACTGAAGCCGACGCCGGCCGTGCCGTAGATCAGCGACACCGGGACGATGTGGAACACCATGCCCGGCTGCAGCGGCTTCTCCTCGCCGGGGCCGATGTCCATCAGGTGCCCCTCGCCCCAGCCCGGGGGAAATGCGATGCCGAGGGAATAGCCGCCGTGGTGGGTGAAGTAGTCCCCGCCGAAGCCCGCCTCGTCGACCACGTTGTAGATCAGGTCGTGCGCACTCTTGCCGCTCATGCCGGGGCGGATCCCCTCGAGGCTCACGTCGAGCGCCCGCAGCATCGCGTCCGACATCTTCTGAATCAGATCGGACGGCGGGCCCAGCGTGGCGCACCGCATCACCGGCCCGGTGTAGCGCTTGTGAACGCCCGACACCTCGAAATAGACGTGCTCGCCGCGCGCGACCGACCGGCCCCGCCAGGTGCCGTGCGGGATGGCGCTGCGCTCACCCGCCGCCACGAACGGCGGCAGGCTGACGTACTCGCACCCCGCCTTCGTCCCCGCGTAGAGCACTGCCGCGGCGATGTCGTTTTCGGTGCACCCGTCCGTGATCGCCTCGATCCCGGCGTCGACGGCAATCTCCGCCATGTTCACGGCCGTGCGCAGCGCTTCGATCTCGACGTCGGACTTCAGGACGCGCGCCGCCGCAAGGATCCCAGTGCAGTCGACGAAATTCGCCCGCGGCAGGTCGCGCGTCAGGATCTCCCGCTCCGACACCGGCGAATAGAGGCTCGCCTTGTTGATCCCCGTCTCCAGCCCCAGCCGCTTGTCGGCGAGGCCGAGAGTCTTGAGCGCGTCGACCAAGACCGTCACCGGGACGATGCCGTCCGGCACGCAGAACACCGTCTTGAAGTTGGTATACTCCTCGACGTTGGGCGACTCGAACAGGCGCACCACCATCGCGAAAGCGTCGGGCATGACGATGAGGGCGTGGAAGTTGTAGTGCCCTGGCGTCTCGTAGCCGGTCAGGTAGCAGATGTTCTCGGGGTTACGCAGGACGAGGGCGTCGATCCCGCGCGTGGACATGCTGGCGCGGGCGAGGGCCGTCCGGCGCGCGTATTCCTCGCGCGAGAATGGGGGCGTCGACATGGATCAGGCTCTTCAGGCAATGGGGTTATTCGAGAATGAGGTGCGCCGCGTCGGCCTTCCAGCCGAGCGTGATCGGCCCCTCCGCGACCGCTCCGGCCTCGGCGTTGGGGGCCTCGACCTTGAGGATGATCCCACCGGCGATGCGCACCCGGTAGCGGGTGAGGTTGCCGCAATAGACCGCCTCTTCGATCGTGGCTGGCCAGTGCGCGTCGACGCTCTCCGCCGGCGGATTGAAGCGGATCCGCTCGGGGCGGATGCACAGGGTCGCCGTCGTCCCGCTCGGCACTGAGCCTTGCGGCTCAGCGACGGGGAGGGCAGCCCCTCCCTCGGCCATTAGCACCGGCACGCCCCCGTCGTGGGTGAACGTGCCGCCAATGAGGTTCGACGTGCCGAGGAAGTCAGCGGTGAAGCGGGTGCGCGGCGTCTCGTAGAGGGCGCTCGGCGTTCCGGTCTCGACAATCCGCCCGCCGTCGAACAAACAGATGCGGTCCGACATCGTCACCGCCTCGTCCTGGTCGTGCGTGACGTAGATAATAGTGAGACCGAGGGCGGCCTGGATGCGCTTGATCTCGGACTGCAGGTCGATGCGCAGGCGCTTGTCCAGCGCGCCGAGCGGCTCGTCCATGAGGATGAGGCCAGGCTCGTAGACCAGCGCACGGGCAAGTGCCACGCGCTGCTGCTGCCCGCCCGAAAGCTGGCGCGGAAGCTGTCCGGCCTTTTCCGACAACTGCACGGTCTCCAGCGCGCGGGCGACGCGGGTGCGGATCTCGCGCCGCGGCGTACCGCGCACCTCCAGCGGGAAGGCCACGTTGCGGTGGACCGGCAGATGCGGAAACAGCGCGTAGTTCTGGAACACCATGCCGATGTTGCGCCGGTAGGGGGCGAGGCTCGTCTGGGACGCACCGCCGACGAGGATGTCGCCGCTGTCGGGAGTCTCGAAGCCAGCGATCATGTTGAGCGTCGTCGTCTTGCCGGACCCGCTCGGCCCCAGGAAGCTGACGAATTCGCCGGTCCGCGCCGCGCAGCTGACGGCGTCGACCGCCAGCGCGTCGCCGAAGCGCTTGGAGACGCTGCGCACGTCGAGGGATTGGCCAGTGGTCATCGTGTCATCGCCACGTTGGGGGCGGCCGTGCCGTGTCCGGCCGCCTGGGAGGGAGAGGCGGTGAAGGTGCGCGCGCGCCGCCGCAAGAGCTGGCTGACCGCCATGACGGCCAGCGAGAGGACCATCATCAGCGTGGCCACCGCCGGCACCGTCGGATCGATCTCGAAGCGCACGCCCTCCCACATCTTGATCGGCAGGGTCCGCACCCGCGCCCCGCTGAGGAAGAGCGCGATGACCACCTCGTCGAAGGAGGCGACGAAGGCGAAGATCGCGCCCGAGACCACGCCTGGCATGATCACCGGCAAGGTCACCCGGCGGAACGCCTGGAGCGGATGGGCGCCGCAGCTCGCAGCGGCTTTCTCCAGCATCGGATCGAGCCCCTGCACGGAGGCGAGTACGGTGACGAAGACGAACGGGATCGCCAGCACCGTATGGGCGAGGATGAGGCCGAGGCGGCTGCCGAGCAGCGGCAGCCCCATCTTCGTCAGCGGCACGAAGAAGAAGTAGGCGGCGATCGCGATGACGATCGAGGGCACCACCATCGGCGCGATCATCACGCCGTGGACGAGCCGGCTGCCGGCGAAGCGCGGCCGGAAGGCCAGCGCCACGGCCGTGCCGAGCAGCGTGGCGAGCAGTGCCGTGCCGAGCCCGACCTCGACGCTGACCCGTGTCGCGTTCAGCCAGTCCGCACTGGTGAAGTAGCGCTCGTACCAGACGAGGGAGAACGCGCGGGGCGGGAACTCCATCATCTGCGAGACCCCGAACGAGACCACGACCACCACCACGAGGGGCGCGATCACGAACGCCAGGACGAGCGCCGTCAGGATGATCAGGAACGTCATCGCCGGTCCCGCCTTATTTTGATCCGGCATGGAGCGGCGAGCGCCCCGCGGCCCGGAATACGGTCATCAGCACCAGGACCACGACGAGGAGCGCCACCGTGAGGGCCGCGGCCGCCGGCCAGTCGACGAGCTGGTTGACCAGCATCTCGATGAGCTGCGCGACGAACACGTCCCGCAGGCCGCCCAGGAGGACCGGAGTCACGAACGAACCGACCGTGAGAATGAACACCAGCCCGCAGCCGCTGACGACGGCCGGCAGGCTGAGGGGAAAGAGCACCCGGCGGAAGGTCTGGCCGGGCCGGGCGCCGAGGCCGCTCGCCGCGCGCAGGAGCACCGGATCGATCGCCCGCAGCCCGGCATAGAGCGACAGCACCATGAACGGCAGTACCCAGTGGATGGTCGCCACCACGACCGCGAAGGTGCCGTGCGACAGATCTAGTGGTTCGGCGATTAACCCGCTCCACATGAGGAGGTCGTTCACCGGCCCGTTGCGCTGCAGAAGCGTTGCCCAGGCGAAGGTGCGCACCAGCGCGCTTATCCAGAAAGGGAGGATCAGAACGAAGAGGATCGCCGCCGCCAACCAGGACCGCAGGCGGGTCAGCAGGAAGGACACCGGATAGGCTATCACCAGCGTGATCACCGTGACGATCAGGCTGATGCGCAGCGTGTAGAGCGCCACGCGCAGATAGAGTGGGGTGGAGGCCAGCGCCTCGTAGTGGGCGAGCGTCGGCCCGGCCGCCTCGCACCCGTCGACGCTCCAGCCGACGACGCGGGCGAAGGGCAGGATGAAGAAGACCGCAAGGAACGCCACTGCGGGCAGCGCAAGGGCTAGGGTGGTGACGCTCCGGCGTCGCCATGCAGTGGACATGAGCTTCATCATCCCGCCGTGCTCGGTCTTAGCCGAGCTTCCACATCTGCCAGCGGCGCAGCATGTCGGCCTCGTTATCCTGCCACCAGCTGTTGCCGAGGACGAACTGCGCCTTGAGATTGTCCGGTGCGGTCGGAAGCGTGGCGGCCCGCTCCGGATCGATCAGCAACCAGGCCTCGGTGTTGCTGGGGCCGTAGTCGATGATGGAGGCGAGCTTGGCCTGCCCTTCAGCGGCGATGGCGAAGTTGATGAACTCCATCGCTAGGTCGCGGTTCGGCGCCCCCTTGGCGACGCACCACCAGTCGAAATCGACGGCGCCGTCGTTCCAGGTGTAACCGACGTTTTGGCCGTCGCGCTTCGCCGCTTCCAGGCGCCCGTTCGGGGCGGTCCCCATGTCGACCTCGCCGTTGGCCAGGATCTGGATTCCCTGCGCCGTCTTGCCCCACCACACGTCGACGTGCGGACGGATCCGGTCGAGGGCGGCGAAGGCCCGCTCCACGTCCAGCGGATAGAGCTCGTTCAGCGACACGCCGTCAGCGATGAGCGCGAATTCGAGGTTCGGCTTCACGAGGTCCTGCAACGCGCGGCGGCCGGGGAACGCCTCGACGTTCCAGAAGTCGGCCCACCCCGTCGGCGCGCCCTCCCCGTTCGGGTACTTCGCCGTATTGAAGCCGAGGAGCTTGGACCACGACACGTTGGCGATGCCGAACTCGTCGACCGCGTCGGGCAGTATCGTTGAGGTGTCCACCACCGACGTGTCGATCGGCTCGAGCAGGTCCATGGAGCCGGCGGAGAGCATGTCGGACGTCTCGAAGTCCATCACGTCCCATTCGAGGCTGCCGCTGTCGATCTGGGTCTTCAGCTTGGCCACGCGCGGCCCTTCGCTGATCTCGACGATGTTGATGCCGGTCTCGGCCGTGAACGGCGCGAAGTGCGCGGCGCGCTGGGCGTCCTGGTAGGAGCCGCCCCAGCTCACCACCACCAGTTCGCGGGCGGCCCTGGCCCGGCTGGTGTGCACGAACGGTCCGACGGCGACGCCGGCTGCCGTCAATGTGAGGAACTTCCGCCTGTTCAGGGACACTGTCATCCGCCCGCCTCTTTTGGCCTGCCCGTATCGGCCGCGAACCGTACGCGGATGAATGATTCCGTCAACATACTGAAGATAAATGGCGCATTTGATTGATTGTTCATCAAATATGATCGACATTTATAATTTCACATCGTGATTTCGACCATAGTGATTGAGATTCACATGCCTAAACAGGATTTTGACGAGATCGATCAGCAGATCATTGCCGCATTGCGACAAAATCCACGTGCGATGAGCACACAAATCGCCCGCGCACTCGGAAAGTCCGAGCCCACGATCCGGCGGCGTCTCGCCCAGATCCTGTCGTCAGGGGTGGTGCGCCTCAGCGCTTCGCTCGACCCGGCACGGGCCGGATTCGCCGTCCAGGCTTACATCGGGCTGGAGGTGCGGCGGGATCAAATCGAAACCGTCACGGACACGCTCGCCGCGTACGATTTCGTGGAATCCGTGTCCATCGTGACCGGGCCGTCGCACGTGCTCATCCGTGCG
Proteins encoded in this region:
- a CDS encoding M24 family metallopeptidase, which encodes MSTPPFSREEYARRTALARASMSTRGIDALVLRNPENICYLTGYETPGHYNFHALIVMPDAFAMVVRLFESPNVEEYTNFKTVFCVPDGIVPVTVLVDALKTLGLADKRLGLETGINKASLYSPVSEREILTRDLPRANFVDCTGILAAARVLKSDVEIEALRTAVNMAEIAVDAGIEAITDGCTENDIAAAVLYAGTKAGCEYVSLPPFVAAGERSAIPHGTWRGRSVARGEHVYFEVSGVHKRYTGPVMRCATLGPPSDLIQKMSDAMLRALDVSLEGIRPGMSGKSAHDLIYNVVDEAGFGGDYFTHHGGYSLGIAFPPGWGEGHLMDIGPGEEKPLQPGMVFHIVPVSLIYGTAGVGFSAVVQITETGCVPLSRYPRALTVV
- a CDS encoding ABC transporter permease: MTFLIILTALVLAFVIAPLVVVVVVSFGVSQMMEFPPRAFSLVWYERYFTSADWLNATRVSVEVGLGTALLATLLGTAVALAFRPRFAGSRLVHGVMIAPMVVPSIVIAIAAYFFFVPLTKMGLPLLGSRLGLILAHTVLAIPFVFVTVLASVQGLDPMLEKAAASCGAHPLQAFRRVTLPVIMPGVVSGAIFAFVASFDEVVIALFLSGARVRTLPIKMWEGVRFEIDPTVPAVATLMMVLSLAVMAVSQLLRRRARTFTASPSQAAGHGTAAPNVAMTR
- a CDS encoding polyamine ABC transporter substrate-binding protein, encoding MTVSLNRRKFLTLTAAGVAVGPFVHTSRARAARELVVVSWGGSYQDAQRAAHFAPFTAETGINIVEISEGPRVAKLKTQIDSGSLEWDVMDFETSDMLSAGSMDLLEPIDTSVVDTSTILPDAVDEFGIANVSWSKLLGFNTAKYPNGEGAPTGWADFWNVEAFPGRRALQDLVKPNLEFALIADGVSLNELYPLDVERAFAALDRIRPHVDVWWGKTAQGIQILANGEVDMGTAPNGRLEAAKRDGQNVGYTWNDGAVDFDWWCVAKGAPNRDLAMEFINFAIAAEGQAKLASIIDYGPSNTEAWLLIDPERAATLPTAPDNLKAQFVLGNSWWQDNEADMLRRWQMWKLG
- a CDS encoding ABC transporter ATP-binding protein gives rise to the protein MTTGQSLDVRSVSKRFGDALAVDAVSCAARTGEFVSFLGPSGSGKTTTLNMIAGFETPDSGDILVGGASQTSLAPYRRNIGMVFQNYALFPHLPVHRNVAFPLEVRGTPRREIRTRVARALETVQLSEKAGQLPRQLSGGQQQRVALARALVYEPGLILMDEPLGALDKRLRIDLQSEIKRIQAALGLTIIYVTHDQDEAVTMSDRICLFDGGRIVETGTPSALYETPRTRFTADFLGTSNLIGGTFTHDGGVPVLMAEGGAALPVAEPQGSVPSGTTATLCIRPERIRFNPPAESVDAHWPATIEEAVYCGNLTRYRVRIAGGIILKVEAPNAEAGAVAEGPITLGWKADAAHLILE
- a CDS encoding ABC transporter permease produces the protein MSTAWRRRSVTTLALALPAVAFLAVFFILPFARVVGWSVDGCEAAGPTLAHYEALASTPLYLRVALYTLRISLIVTVITLVIAYPVSFLLTRLRSWLAAAILFVLILPFWISALVRTFAWATLLQRNGPVNDLLMWSGLIAEPLDLSHGTFAVVVATIHWVLPFMVLSLYAGLRAIDPVLLRAASGLGARPGQTFRRVLFPLSLPAVVSGCGLVFILTVGSFVTPVLLGGLRDVFVAQLIEMLVNQLVDWPAAAALTVALLVVVLVLMTVFRAAGRSPLHAGSK
- a CDS encoding Lrp/AsnC family transcriptional regulator; protein product: MPKQDFDEIDQQIIAALRQNPRAMSTQIARALGKSEPTIRRRLAQILSSGVVRLSASLDPARAGFAVQAYIGLEVRRDQIETVTDTLAAYDFVESVSIVTGPSHVLIRALFHNTQDVYTFVMHDLASLEGIVNTRTSIVLKDILR